A window of Glycine soja cultivar W05 chromosome 2, ASM419377v2, whole genome shotgun sequence genomic DNA:
taaatataaatatttttgtcattatATAGAAAAAATGTTTGTTTATCCTATTTTCTACTCAAAATGCTTGACACTCACTAAAAGACTCTCCCTTGATTCCTTTCTCACACCAAACAAAAGAAGGCATGTAATATAGACTCTTTTTTCATCCCATGTTATTAATTAGTCACCTTTCAGCTATgtcaaaacaaaacataatgCCTTACGTGCTCGAAATCTATTTGTCTATCTTTTCCTGTTTTTCTATTTGTGTACATTATGaaagaaattttaatatatacttttgaatatattttaatactttttaatgtattttttaatatattttattgttagttaaaactcattaaaaaatacaactttGTGAGTTACACCTTCTATTCAATGAATTTAACTtaggattttataattttaatatgttttattaataaaatgtattaaaattgtactaaaaaatatattatcaacactctaccttttttttataagagaaaatattttttctaaacatCGTAAttagagtttttactctcgGACAGAATTATGAAACATCCAAGTCTTAACAgcgttttagttttttttagtttaacttTTCATACAATATATTAAATTCACATTAAAATGTGTGTTAAAGGAGTTGATTTTAGTATTTTGTTAAATAAGTAACTGGTGCCACAATGGCACgacctttttatattttggtaggTATGGTTTGCTCCTACGCCTTTGTTGGATGTATACTACATAAGTTAACTGATTCTCCAGAATGAGAAGGGAAAAGTAGTGCAAATACTAAAATTCAAGCATAAAATTTCTAGATTTATGCAATGATTTTAAGAATATCTTTATTGGTagcattttattgtattttttttacttaacaaTCGTGCTAAACGTTGTTGTATCAATAAAATAGTGTCACGAGCCGAATTATCATAAACAGTTTTTTTACAAGATAAAGGACCCACCTCTACAATATTGGAAGATAAtgatatacaaaataaatgtttataacaatatttttaatattttttttatcaaatcatataattattgtaataagCACTGTAGTTAAGATGTTTAATTTCTTCATAGAACCTTTGATCCTTTGAATGTGTGTCTGTTCCAATAATTTTGTCCCGATAGAGGTGGTGTTAGTGTAGTAGACTTGCGCCATTTTGCGAGTTGGCGTATTCTGCAACCGATTGTATAGCACATTGTGCATTGAGTTTGTGGCAGACAACAAAATCCTTAGATACAAATCTGCGTAACCTCCGATTTTGATCATTCTCCCGATAACACCTCATTCCAAGCACCAGAACATTGTCGAATTGTCGCCACTATGGTATTTCAATAGATTTATTGCCAAATACTACCATTCTTTcgatatatacacatatatattttgaaaattaaatttaaaaattaaaaaataaacacttgCCATCATCTTAATCGGGACTCAAGTTTGCTTTTCtagtctcttaatttttttaaaaaaattcttaagatAAAAAACCACCATTGTGTATCCGAAatacaaaaaatcaataaaaagattttttttttcaaaattgagtgactaaaaaaaataaatttaaattttttctactaaaaaaaataaacaatttttattaaaatgacatattttaatatatataaattattttttctactaaaaaaatataaatacaaaatgtTTACATGTgaataaacctttttttttataaaaaaaaaacaaatgacaacTTTGTTAACTTTAATGTTtggataagttaaaattaagaatTGAGATATTCCGAAAAAATcggtaaaattaaattattacgaaagaatttttttttctcctgcAAATGTCAAGTATCAACTGAATAATACCTATTTCCAGGTTCTTTTTATGCAATCACAACCAtgacttatgtttttttttttttttttttgaaaggccaACCATGACTTACGTTAACAGGTAATTTACCAGGTTCGTGCAATGCATGGctagatatttatttttgtatacaATCTAACGTACAATATTTATCTTTAcggtttaaatattaaattataattttaatgattatgtgtaatgtaattatttgattaaaatatcattttgctccattatgtttttttttaaaattttatcatttatgtttttaaaaaattatcttaattctttatgtttttaaatgaaCTTATCTTAGTTTTTTGTCAGTATTTATTTTAACActataagtattttaaattttaaaataatttatttaatatactaACGACTACAAATCTTCACtgtgtaaattaattatacacATATTGACTATTTTTAGCAGTCACATTCTTTTTAGTTAAACTTTTTACTCTTACTTTATACTCGTCATTATGTATTCAAGTCCAAATACATAacggacacataaatctgttatgtATACTGGTTCAATGCATTTACGATTTCGTTTATTGTAATTatacaaaattcaattttgtatGGTTTTTGTAAATGTATTAGGTGGGAAGAGTAAAAACTCATGTGGAAGTAGCAATCCCCAATATGTTTTGTAAATGCATTTATCTGGACCAAAATGGTTTAGGAGCAGCCCAATTTATTGTGGAACCCACGTAATCCAGTTAATCCCAACCCAAAATCGGCAGCTAACTCAAGCTTACCAACTTATTAGACCAACCCAAATAAGTTCAATAAAACAAACTCAAAGTAAATCATGATGATAAGAAATTAAAGGAAATACAcaaatataaagtaaaataacacaaaagaaaaaacaaaatttttcgGGATAAAATTTCCTAAAGCATTAACACGTGTATTAATAAAACTCAGAAATATTGTTAAAGAttttagtaatttaaattataaaaatattgtttaattcttaaaattagtaaaaatagattattttaattcttatttttcattaccctaagaatttaaatgaaattttcgTAAATTTGAGTATTAAACTAATTGAAATTCGTATTTTTAGAATTTGATACAATGCACTACTCGTTTAATGATGGTatggtttttctttatttgttattgcaGTAAAGCACCCTGGATAATTCCTCTTCCAACTTTCGGATAACAAATACAAAGCGTTCCATTGAACTTGAATGCAAAAGAAAACTTGCAGATACGGGAAAGGGGGACAGGGGGGGTGAAAACTGAAAATGATGGTAGTCGGTGGAAGAAAAGAATCATACAACCAAAATATGGGCCTTTGTAAGCCTTTTGTTGGGCTATTGGAGTGAAATATGATGGGCCGAGGAAGGAAAAGTGAAGAGAGTgcgaaataattttgaaattgggAATGAAAAGTGTTTTCCCACGCAAGGTTGCGCGCCTCTtgattcaaagttcaaacaaaaCGCATAGCACATTTAATGACATATTTGGATGTAATTTCTCAGATTCGTCTTCAGTTTCAGCCTTTCTCTcccactcactcactcacaggtctctctctttctctcccttcgTCACTGAAGTTTGTTCTTCGCTACCAAGATTcgtttttattctttcttttctttttggaatttttcttcttctttgccttGTTTCTTCTATTTCTCCGTGTTCCTTTTCCTGAAACGTTAGCTCTGAAAAATGTAGGTAAGCAATGGCGGGAAAAGGAGGGAAGGGGCTTCTTGCAGCGAAAACCACCGCGGCGAATAAGGACAAAGACAAGGACAAGAAGAGACCTATTTCTCGCTCTTCCCGTGCTGGAATCCAGGTAAAGTCTTTTACTTTGTCTTTTTTCCGTTCTCAAACGTTGCCGCCACCGTATTTGTTTCTTCTCTGTTTACTTTTGCGTCAAAGAACACATGGTGGTGGCGATAGATAGCAAATCCCTAGATTCAACCACACCCAATTTAACTATTACAGTAGTAGTCTTTCCTTGGATTGGCGTACGAAGAATTTTGtaatgcaaaattaaaaaaaataaaatgaaactgtTGCTTCTTGTCAGACTGTTAATTTTGTTGTAGTTGCTAGGTACTTGTCCTTTTGTAAATggctttataattttcaattgtttCAGGACATAGCCGTCTGtacaatttcttttctttttattattactatttttgagTAAATAGTCTATCCATAGATATTTTACAGGAGATCTTAATAGTCATTGAATcacattttcaaattaatatctgttgtttttttatgacaaatgttagtttgttagaatgttatttttgttagtAGAGGGGATCTAATccactaaaataaaacaaattggcatatatgataaatttggtGACTTTTATAAatagctttattttttttttataataccaactattttttttttattaacaaacatTTAAGGTAATGCAAGAGGAAATACAATACCAAGTTACCAACTAATATTGTATAGAGgacaagtttaatttttttgatttgatttgaaaaaCAGTTTCCTGTGGGACGTATCCATAGGCAGCTGAAACAAAGGGTCCAAGCCAATGGACGTGTTGGGGCAACAGCTGCAGTGTACTTAGCCTCAATTCTAGAGTATCTGACTGCTGAAGTTCTTGAACTTGCTGGGAATGCAAGCAAGGATCTGAAGGTGAAGAGGATCACACCAAGGCATTTGCAGCTGGCTATCAGGGGAGATGAGGAGCTGGACACTCTTATCAAAGGGACCATTGCTGGTGGTGGTGTCATTCCTCACATTCACAAGTCCTTGATCAACAAAACCGCCAAGGATTGAGCTCTCTTTGGCCTTCTGAATTCATGTTGCCCTTTACTGAAAACTAAGTTTGTGGTTATTGTGAATTGATCACAGCAGTAGGCTAGTACGAGGATTTGTTTTAACAGTTTTAGAACTCAGGTGGTAGTGTGTAAATGGCTTGCTTGCTAGACAATGCTTTCTTTAACTGTTTTAGTTGGTCTGTTTTTAGAGCTTTAACCATGTTGGATTGCTAGACAATGCTTGCTTTTAGATACAATCTGTGATctgttgttgtctttgttgcCCATTGACCCCTTCATATAtggttgttttattttaatctttgcaATCTGTgatctgttatttttttatggccatgttacttaaaatatttttaaagtattgCTCTGGCGTTTACTATACGAAATTAGTTTCCACCTCCCTCGCTGTTCTACCTACATAACCAAATTGTTCTCACTTCTCACACTTTGGGGTCAAGATCTCCACTctagtttttaataatatagAGCTTTTTCTAGTAGAGGAGCTCTCAAAAGCATTTTTAATCTTGTATCCAAACAGGCTCAAAATGATGGTATTTTTGAGTAAAATATCAGTAATCTGATTGACAACTTGTCTATCTCACACTTCAAAATTAACAATaccaattttattaatattaaactcAATAATACAATCTCTTTTACGTATTTTCGAGTCTTTTAAGCGCAGGTCATGATCCCTCAAATAAAAACTGGAGGGGAATGTTTGAGGATTTGTGTCATTGGTACTCCAGTTAATGAGAAGTGAGAAAAGTGACACTCAATGGTGGGATTCAGTTCTTGCTTAATACGTTTCGTTTCAATTTCTCTTTATCTATACCTCATCCCTTCCGTGCCCTATTAGGGTCATTGAAGGATCCCACCAATAAACCTTTCCACTGAACTTCCAAAGTGACTGAGTCATGACTTATGATTTGCTAGGAATTAACTAAAATCAATTGCCAACATGTTGAGAATTAAATATTGTAATTCAAAGGTGAGTCTTGGcttactaaaaaaatgaaatattaccAACATGTTGAGAATTAAATCTTGTCCTTCAAAAGGTACTTCTAGTGGCCGTCCTCCACTAACCTAAAGGACGATATCAACCGTTGGTCAGAGATGatgaaacatttttttgaatAGTTTTCTCCTGGAATGATATAATTAGGACTTCTTGCTAATTATCACATTTATTATAACTATTTAAcatgatattattaaaagacctctttctatttttcaaaatacaagtacaatttacttttaatattttgttattataaaagATTTAAACCAGAACTAACATACTTCCTCTctaatttgtttgttattttttataagaaatttttctaatttttagacGCATTAACTCTTTTTTCCTACATACCTTTACTTAATTATCTTTCCAAAcattaatggaaaaaaattaaatggatgaagaaataaaaaaataat
This region includes:
- the LOC114389661 gene encoding histone H2A variant 1; protein product: MAGKGGKGLLAAKTTAANKDKDKDKKRPISRSSRAGIQFPVGRIHRQLKQRVQANGRVGATAAVYLASILEYLTAEVLELAGNASKDLKVKRITPRHLQLAIRGDEELDTLIKGTIAGGGVIPHIHKSLINKTAKD